In the Quercus lobata isolate SW786 chromosome 5, ValleyOak3.0 Primary Assembly, whole genome shotgun sequence genome, one interval contains:
- the LOC115992048 gene encoding beta-glucosidase 46-like translates to MFISPLVILCGDTTLAKSLGQSSFPSNFLFGTASSAYQFEGAYLSDGKGLNNWDVFSHKPGNIIDGSNGDLAVDHYYRYMEDIELMGSLGVNSYRFSISWARILPAGRFGEVNLAGIDHYNKLIDVLLLKGIQPFVTLNHFDIPQELEDRFGGWLSPESQEEFRHFADTCFKSFGDRVKYWATFNEPNLQVTSGYRSGIYPPARCSSPFGNCNDGDSEKEPFVAAHNIILSHAAAVDIFRSKYQKIQGGMIGIVLYAAWFEPISNSTADKSAAERAQSFLTNWILDPIILGRYPSEMNDILGSNLPEFSNNDKDKLRNGLDFIGINHYTSYYVQDCISSKCEPGPGISKTEGFYLQSSQRNGVPIGEYTDLDWLNVYPQGLEKTITYIKERYNNTPMFITENGYGEVYNPNSTIEDFLHDVRRANYIAGYLDALSVAIR, encoded by the exons ATGTTCATTTCACCTCTCGTAATATTATGTGGTGACACAACTTTAGCCAAAAGCTTGGGTCAATCTTCATTTCCCAGCAACTTTCTCTTTGGAACTGCCTCATCTGCTTATCAG TTTGAAGGTGCTTATTTAAGCGATGGTAAAGGTTTGAACAACTGGGATGTGTTCTCTCACAAACCAG GTAACATAATTGATGGAAGTAATGGAGATCTTGCAGTGGATCATTATTATCGGTATATG GAAGACATAGAGTTGATGGGATCGCTAGGAGTGAACAGTTATCGCTTCTCAATATCATGGGCTAGAATCTTACCTG CGGGCAGATTTGGAGAAGTTAATTTGGCTGGAATTGACCACTATAACAAGCTCATTGATGTTCTCCTACTTAAAG GGATCCAACCATTTGTTACTTTAAACCACTTCGATATACCTCAAGAACTTGAGGATAGGTTTGGAGGATGGCTTAGTCCGGAATCACA GGAAGAATTTCGACATTTTGCTGATACTTGTTTTAAATCTTTTGGGGACCGAGTGAAGTATTGGGCAACCTTCAATGAGCCAAATCTCCAAGTCACAAGTGGTTACCGCTCAGGTATATATCCACCAGCTCGTTGCTCAAGCCCATTTGGAAATTGTAACGATGGGGATTCAGAGAAGGAGCCGTTTGTAGCAGCCCACAATATTATCCTATCACATGCAGCTGCAGTTGATATTTTTCGAAGCAAATACCAG AAAATACAAGGAGGTATGATTGGGATTGTCTTATATGCTGCATGGTTTGAACCTATTAGCAACTCCACAGCAGACAAGTCAGCTGCTGAACGAGCTCAATCCTTTTTAACAAACTG GATCTTGGACCCAATTATATTAGGGAGATATCCATCAGAGATGAATGACATTCTTGGATCCAACTTACCAGAATTTTCAAACAACGACAAGGACAAACTGAGGAACGGATTGGATTTTATTGGCATCAACCACTACACCAGTTACTATGTCCAAGACTGCATCTCCTCCAAGTGTGAGCCTGGACCAGGGATTTCCAAGACAGAAGGTTTTTACCTACAGAGTTCACAAAGAAATGGTGTCCCCATTGGAGAATAT ACTGATCTAGATTGGTTAAATGTTTACCCGCAAGGATTGGAGAAAACCATTACCTATATAAAGGAAAGATATAATAATACACCCATGTTCATTACAGAAAATG GGTATGGCGAAGTCTACAATCCAAATTCCACCATTGAAGATTTCCTCCATGATGTCAGAAGAGCGAACTACATAGCTGGCTATCTAGATGCACTATCGGTGGCAATAAGGTAA
- the LOC115988803 gene encoding putative pentatricopeptide repeat-containing protein At3g25970: protein MRPLHSRIESWLCALFKVSITHCRAIKLGDIADVYTANNILSGYTKCRELCIAHKLFEGMPQRDTASWNTMIAGYVNCGNFETAWEILRTMKRRGFDDFDGYTFGSILKGIACAYRFDLGQQVHSMIVKMGYVGNVYSSSALLDMYAKCERVEDAYVVFQCIPERNSVTWNALIAGYVQVGDRGTAFWLLDYMEWEGIKVDDGTFAPLLTLLDDADFYKLTMQIHCKIVKHGLVFHNTVCNALITSYSECGSIEDAKRVFDGAVDTRDLVTWNSLLAAYLVHNKEAIAFELFMDMQGFGLEPDIYTYTSVVSACFDEAHKSHGKSLHGLVIKRGLEKSVPISNALISMYLKSNNRCMEDALLIFDTMELKDRVSWNSILTGFSQLGFSEDAVKFFGHMRSVVEDIDHYAFSAVLRSCSDIATLQLGQQVHVLALKSGFESNEFVASSLIFMYSKCGIIEDARKSFEDTPKDSSITWNSIIFGYAQHGKGNIALELFYLMRERRVKPDHITFVAILTACSHFGLVEEGCKFLECMESEYGIPMRMEHYACGVDLYGRAGRLGRAKSLIKTMPFEPDAMVWKTLLGACRTCGDIELASKVASILLDLEPEEHCTYIILSDMYGRLRQWDEKAKVTRLMRERGVKKVPGWSWIEVHNKVHAFNAEDHSHSHCEEIYLVLGGLMDEIKRLNSVTNFKFSRHDLDHGSVCDLRL from the coding sequence ATGAGGCCACTGCACTCACGCATTGAGAGCTGGCTCTGTGCTCTGTTCAAAGTTTCGATAACCCATTGTCGAGCAATCAAACTAGGCGACATTGCAGACGTCTACACTGCCAACAATATTCTGAGTGGATATACAAAATGCAGAGAGTTATGCATTGCTCACAAACTGTTCGAGGGAATGCCTCAAAGAGACACCGCCTCTTGGAATACAATGATCGCTGGGTATGTAAACTGTGGGAACTTCGAGACTGCGTGGGAGATTCTAAGAACTATGAAGAGACGtgggtttgatgattttgatgggTATACTTTTGGAAGCATACTTAAGGGAATTGCTTGTGCTTATAGGTTTGATCTTGGGCAACAAGTGCATTCCATGATTGTCAAGATGGGTTATGTTGGAAATGTTTATTCCAGTAGTGCTCTTCTGGACATGTATGCAAAGTGTGAGAGAGTTGAGGATGCATATGTGGTGTTTCAGTGCATACCGGAGCGAAACTCTGTCACGTGGAATGCGCTGATTGCTGGTTATGTTCAAGTGGGTGATCGTGGGACTGCATTCTGGCTATTAGATTATATGGAGTGGGAGGGTATTAAGGTTGATGATGGCACATTTGCTCCGCTTTTGACGTTGCTTGATGATGCTGATTTTTACAAGTTAACAATGCAAATTcattgtaaaattgtaaaacatGGGCTGGTATTTCATAATACTGTGTGCAATGCCTTAATCACTTCATATTCAGAGTGTGGGTCTATAGAAGATGCCAAAAGAGTGTTTGATGGTGCTGTTGATACCCGAGATTTGGTGACATGGAATTCCTTGCTTGCTGCTTACCTTGTACACAATAAAGAAGCAATCGCATTTGAGCTCTTCATGGATATGCAAGGGTTTGGACTTGAACCAGACATCTATACTTACACTAGTGTTGTTAGTGCTTGTTTTGATGAAGCACATAAAAGCCATGGGAAATCCTTGCATGGATTGGTAATAAAAAGGGGATTGGAAAAATCAGTACCAATATCTAATGCATTAATATCTATGTATCTCAAGTCTAATAACAGATGCATGGAAGATGCGCTGCTCATTTTTGACACGATGGAGTTGAAGGACCGTGTTTCATGGAACTCAATTTTGACTGGATTTTCACAACTTGGGTTCAGTGAAGATGCTGTGAAATTCTTTGGACATATGAGATCTGTGGTAGAAGACATTGATCACTATGCCTTTTCTGCTGTCCTTAGATCTTGCTCAGATATAGCAACCCTACAATTAGGTCAACAGGTTCATGTCTTGGCACTTAAATCAGGTTTTGAGTCCAATGAATTTGTTGCCAGCTCATTAATCTTCATGTATTCCAAATGTGGGATAATTGAAGATGCTAGGAAATCCTTTGAAGACACCCCCAAAGACAGCTCAATCACTTGGAATTCGATAATTTTTGGATATGCACAACATGGGAAGGGAAACATTGCGCTTGAACTCTTCTACCTAATGAGAGAGAGGAGGGTGAAACCTGATCATATAACTTTTGTTGCAATTCTAACTGCATGTAGCCATTTTGGTTTGGTTGAAGAAGGATGCAAGTTTCTAGAATGTATGGAATCAGAATATGGAATTCCAATGCGAATGGAACATTATGCATGTGGAGTCGATCTATATGGGCGGGCTGGGCGTCTAGGTCGGGCAAAATCTTTGATTAAGACAATGCCTTTTGAACCTGATGCTATGGTGTGGAAGACTTTACTTGGTGCTTGTAGGACTTGTGGAGACATTGAATTAGCTAGTAAGGTGGCAAGCATTCTACTTGATCTAGAGCCTGAAGAGCATTGCACTTATATAATCCTCTCTGACATGTATGGGCGTCTTAGGCAATGGGATGAAAAGGCTAAGGTGACAAGGCTTATGAGGGAAAGAGGGGTGAAAAAGGTCCCTGGTTGGAGTTGGATAGAAGTTCATAATAAGGTGCATGCTTTCAATGCAGAAGATCATTCCCACTCCCATTGTGAAGAGATATACCTTGTATTGGGAGGATTAATGGATGAAATCAAAAGGTTAAATTCTGTAACTAATTTCAAGTTTTCGAGGCATGATTTGGATCATGGATCAGTGTGTGATTTAAGGCTCTGA